The window ACCCGGCGGCTCTGCCCGATCCGGGCGAGGTGGTGACGCTCGGCGGCTGGCTGGCCGGTAGTCCATTGGAGGTGACGGCCGGCGCGCCGGCCGAACGGCTCGGCGCGACCCTGCTCCTGTTGGAAATCCCCGTGCAGGAGGGTTCGGGCCAATGACAGCCATCATCGAACTGCGCGACCTGACCAAGCGCTACGGCGACCTGCTGGCCGTCGATAGCCTGAACCTGAGCATCGAGGAGGGGGCGGTGTTCGGCTTCATCGGCCCCAACGGCGCGGGCAAGACGACGACGATGCGCATCCTGACCACCCTGCTGCGGCCGACCGAGGGCGAGGCGCGCATCGGCGGCCACTCCGTCACCACCGAGCCGCAGGCCGTGCGCCGCCTCATCGGCTACATGCCCGACTTCTTCGGCGTCTACGAGGATATGAAGGTCTGGGAATATCTCGACTTCTTCGCCGCCTGCTACGACGTTCCCGCCGCCGCCCGCCCGCCGATGATCGATGACCTGCTGGCGTTGGTCGATCTGGGCCACAAGCGCGACGCTTACGTGGAAACATTGAGCCGGGGGATGAAGCAGCGCCTCTGCCTGGCGCGCACACTGACCCACGATCCCCAGGTGCTCATCCTCGACGAACCGGCCAGCGGCCTCGACCCGCGCGCGCGGATCGAGATGCGCGAACTGCTGCGCGAATTGCAGCGCATGGGCAAGACCATCTTCTTCTCGTCCCACATCCTGGCTGAGGTGGCCGACATCTGCACCAGCCTGGGCATCATCGAGAACGGCCGGCTGGTGGCCGCCGGCGGCGTGGCCGACATGATGCGCCGCCTGCGCGCCCACCGGCGCGTGAACGTGCGCTTTGTGCCCGGCGCGGCGGTCGATTTGGCCGCGCTGGCCGTGGGACTGGGCGGCGAGGCCGGGGTCCTGGCCGCGACGGCCGGGGATGAGTCGGCGGCGGACACGTTGCGCCTGGATTTCGACGGCGACGACGCGGCCCTGAGCGGCTTGTTGGCCCGGCTGGTCGGCCGCGGCCTGCCCGTCCTCTCGTTCAGCGAGGAGCGGGATGATCTGGAAGACGTCTTCATGCACCTGACGCGGGGAGCGGCCGATTAGAAAGCCCCTTCGCCGCCCATGTGACCAGCTATAATCCAACCCAGCCATGACCACGACGACGACAACCACCACCAGCCGCAACAAATGGCGCCACCTGCTGCGCAATCCGGTGACGATCAAGGAATTGCGTAGCCGGATGCGCGGCCGGCGCGCCTTTGTCGTCCTGACCCTCTATCTGCTGTTACTCAGCGGCGTCGTCAGCTTCGTTTATCTGACGGTCGTGGCCGGCTCGTCGGTGCCCGGCGGAACGAACGCGGCCTACACCGTGGGCAAGGCGGTCTTTGGCGCAGTTATCGGCGTGCAGGTGGTCTTGGTCACCTTCATCGGCCCGGCCTTCACCGCCGGGGCCATCAGCGGCGAGCGCGAGCGGCAAACGTTCGACCTCTTGCGCACGACGTTGCTCTCGGCCCACTCGTTTGTCCTGGGCAAACTCGTCTCGGCGCTCAGCTACATTTTCCTGCTGGTGCTGGTCTCCATTCCCATCCAGAGTATCGCCTTTCTGCTGGGCGGGCTTTCGCCGGTGGAATTGGTGTTGTCCCAGTTAGTCATCCTGGTGGCGGCCGTCACCTACGCCCTCTACGGTCTGTGGTGTTCGGCGGCCATGCGCTCGACCCTGTCGGCGACCGTGGCGACCTTCGGCGGGATGCTGGTGCTGGTCTTCGTCGTGCCGTTACTGGCCCTCTTCTTCGCCGTCGGGGTGAGCTTTCCCCTGGGTACGTCGGCCGCGCCCAGCCCTCTGCTACAGATGGCCCTGATCGAGGGCGCGCTGGCGTTGATAGCCACGAACTTACCGGCGACGCTGATCGCCAGCGAGATCATCCTGCTGCAAGAGGACGCGCTGCTGGCTTACACCCAGCTTGTGGGCACCCGAACGCTTCTCGTCATTTCGCCGTGGTGGCTGTTCATAATCCTCCACCTCATCGCCGCCGCCCTGCTCTATCGGGCCACGGTGCTGCGCGTGCGCCGGGTGAGCGACGTATGACCGGCGGCTATGACGATCTGTTGGCCTATTTGCGCCGTTGGGACGGCCGCCGCCGGCGCGCTGAACTCCTCGCCGCCCTGCCGCGCGGTCTGGCCGTGGGGCTGGCGCTGGGTCTGGCCGTGGCCCTGCTCAGTCGCGCCCGCCCCTGGCTCACGCGGGGCGAGACGATGCAGGTCACCGCGCTGCTGCTGCTCGTCGCCACAGCAACGGCGGCGCTGCTCGTGCTGCTGCGGCGGCGCACGCCGGCCGAGCAGGCCCGCTTCGCCGACCGCCAATTCGGGCTACGCGAGCGCATGGTCGCCGCCGTCGAAATCCACGCCGGGACATTGGACGCCGACGCTGCCGTGGCCGCCCGCCAACTGCAAGACGCGCTGAACGCCGCGGCCGGCGTCAACGCCGAGCGCCAATTGCCCCTCAGCAGCCGGTGGCGCGATTGGCTGCCGGGCGCGGCGGCGCTGGCGCTGCTGGCCGTGGCCCTGTGGCTGCCCAATCCGCAGGAGGCCATCCTGCGCCAGCAGCGGGCCGTGGCCGCCGAAGTGGCCCAGCAGGCGGCTAATCTGGAAGCCCTGGCCGAAGAGATCGCCGCCGACGAAACGCTGACGCCCGAACAGCAAGCCGCGTTGCAACAACCACTCGACGCGGCGCTGGCGGCGCTGGCCGAGCCGGACATCAGCCGCGAGTCGGCCGTGGCCGCCCTCTCCGCGGCCGAGACGGAATTGCGCCGTCTGGACCAGCAGTTCGACGGGGCCAATCTCAGCCAGGCTCTGGCCCAGGCCGGTCTGGGTGGCGATGGCGCTTCCGGGCTGGCCCAGGCGCTGCAAGCTGGCGACGCAGCGCGGGGCGGCGCGGCGGCGGCGGAACTGGCCGGCGAATTGGGCGGCATGGATGCCGCCACCCGTACCGATCTGGCCGCGGAGTTGGCCGCCGCGGCCGAGGCGCTGGCGGCTACGGATGAAGCGCTGGCCGAATCGCTGGCCGCGGCGGCCGACGCGCTGAACGAGGGCGACACGGCCACGGCGTCGGCGGCATTGAACGAGGCCGCCGCCGCGCTGAACGAACGCGCTGCTGTCGCGCAACAGGCCGCCACCGCCGCCGACCGGCTGGACTCGGCCCGCCAAGCCGTGGCCCAGGCGGGCGAAAGCGGCACGACGGCCGGTATGGCCCAGGGCGAGGCAAGCGGCGACCAGTCAGGCGGCGCGGGTGATGCCACTACCGGCGGGGCCGGGGGCGAGGACGACGGTGGTGGGTCGGCGGCCGGCGAGGGCGCGACCGGCGGCGAAGGGACGGCCAACGGCGGCCCGTCGCCCGGCGGCGGCCACGTGGAGAGCGTCTACGTGCCACCATCGGCCGAGTTGGGCGAGGAGGGGCAGGCTATGGAGTTGGAAGTCCAATGCCTCGGTGACCCGTCTACCTGCGGCCCGGTCGGCGGCCAATCGCCGTCGCCCCTGCCGTCGGCAGCGGGCGCGGGCGGTCAGGTTCCCTACGATCAGGTCTTGGGCGATTACCGTGCCGCCGCCTTTGAATCGCTGGCCGCCGGGGACATCCCCCTCCGCCTCCAGGGCATCATCCGCGACTACTTCGCCGCGCTGGAACCGTAGGCGATTACACCCCAGCCAGCACGGCGGCCAACTCCCGCCGGAAGGCGTGCTTGCCGCCATGCCCCGGATGGCGCACGCGGGCCGCGTCGATTCCCCACTTCGCCAAGGCCCCGGCCGCCTTGCCGCCCACGGCCACAACTTGCTCCACCGGGTAAAGCGCCAATAAATCAAGCAACGCTGCCCGGCCCAACGCTAATTCGGCCGCCGTTGGCGTGCGGTTGGAAGCAGGCGCGTCCGGCCGGTGGGGATGAAACGGCAGCGCGTTCCACAACAGCGGCAGTATCATCAGGTCGGTGAGCGCCGACCACAGGATCGTGGCCGTCGCCTCGCCTCTGGGGGAATCGGCCAGCGGCGGCGAGACGAAGCCGGCCGCCGCGCCGAACAAGCCAAACGGCGACGGCTCGGCCAGCAGGATCGCCGGGCTAGTGAAGGGCACGCCCGTGCGGCGACAACCGCGATGGCCGGGGGCTTCGCCGACGAGCAGGAGGGACGGCCGCCGCTCGGCCATGCGGCGCAAGTAGAGCGCCAGATTCGCCCGCCGACCGTTCGCCGCCGCGTCGTCGCCGGCGTAGGGGTTGAAGAGCGACGGCGCGGCTGGCGTGGCGCTTAGGCGATCGACGAAGGCGCGGTAGTGGGGCATGGGCTAGGTGCGACGCACTTCGGAAAGTGCGTCGCACCTGGGAGAACGATATTAGTAGCGCAGGATCGCGCCGATGCGTCCGGCGTCTTCCAGGGCGGGGTTCTCGGCGATGACTTCGACGTGGCCGCCCTGGGCCACTGTCTGGGCCACGGCCGTTTCCACCACGTCGGCCGCCTCACTCAGTTCAGCCTCGGCCAGCGGGCTGAGGGCCATATTCGCCACCACATAGCCCGACGCCTCCTGGACATAACCCGGCGTCCGGTAGCCGTCGCTGATGATCAGCGTCTCGACGCGCTTGTCGGAGATGGCCTGAAGCGTGTCGTCCAGCCCGACGACGGCGTTGGCCCCGCGCGCGTTGAGCGTCACCAGCTTTTCGACCAGTTTGGCCTCGCGCTCAGCATTCACCTCGCGCAGCAGGTTCAGGGCGCGCTGGCGCACCTCGGCCTCGCCGGCCTCGATGTCCATGGGGAATGACCCGGCCAGGCAACTCTGCAACTGTTTGGGCAACATCTCGCGGAATTGGGCCACGGTTTCGCTGGTGCCGCCCAGGAACAGGCGGCGGATGGGCCGCTCGGCGAAGAACTGGTTGGCCGCGGCGGCGCAGTCACGC is drawn from Candidatus Promineifilum breve and contains these coding sequences:
- a CDS encoding ABC transporter ATP-binding protein, yielding MTAIIELRDLTKRYGDLLAVDSLNLSIEEGAVFGFIGPNGAGKTTTMRILTTLLRPTEGEARIGGHSVTTEPQAVRRLIGYMPDFFGVYEDMKVWEYLDFFAACYDVPAAARPPMIDDLLALVDLGHKRDAYVETLSRGMKQRLCLARTLTHDPQVLILDEPASGLDPRARIEMRELLRELQRMGKTIFFSSHILAEVADICTSLGIIENGRLVAAGGVADMMRRLRAHRRVNVRFVPGAAVDLAALAVGLGGEAGVLAATAGDESAADTLRLDFDGDDAALSGLLARLVGRGLPVLSFSEERDDLEDVFMHLTRGAAD
- a CDS encoding ABC transporter permease — encoded protein: MTTTTTTTTSRNKWRHLLRNPVTIKELRSRMRGRRAFVVLTLYLLLLSGVVSFVYLTVVAGSSVPGGTNAAYTVGKAVFGAVIGVQVVLVTFIGPAFTAGAISGERERQTFDLLRTTLLSAHSFVLGKLVSALSYIFLLVLVSIPIQSIAFLLGGLSPVELVLSQLVILVAAVTYALYGLWCSAAMRSTLSATVATFGGMLVLVFVVPLLALFFAVGVSFPLGTSAAPSPLLQMALIEGALALIATNLPATLIASEIILLQEDALLAYTQLVGTRTLLVISPWWLFIILHLIAAALLYRATVLRVRRVSDV
- a CDS encoding uracil-DNA glycosylase, with protein sequence MPHYRAFVDRLSATPAAPSLFNPYAGDDAAANGRRANLALYLRRMAERRPSLLLVGEAPGHRGCRRTGVPFTSPAILLAEPSPFGLFGAAAGFVSPPLADSPRGEATATILWSALTDLMILPLLWNALPFHPHRPDAPASNRTPTAAELALGRAALLDLLALYPVEQVVAVGGKAAGALAKWGIDAARVRHPGHGGKHAFRRELAAVLAGV
- a CDS encoding baeRF10 domain-containing protein, which codes for MQELVTYEGNGEGVVSVYLDTDSTRQSVEAIKLTARGLLKEVQPQHEKEAQTIERYLDHSYDWTKPGLALFCGRGGAFFRAYQSPVAFRNRVRLSARPYVKPLTHLLDHYAHFGVIVIDRVSSRFYAYHLGELQATEVCTGEEVRRLKDGAGSSAVGRRGGAGISGPGGGKHEDEVAARNMRDCAAAANQFFAERPIRRLFLGGTSETVAQFREMLPKQLQSCLAGSFPMDIEAGEAEVRQRALNLLREVNAEREAKLVEKLVTLNARGANAVVGLDDTLQAISDKRVETLIISDGYRTPGYVQEASGYVVANMALSPLAEAELSEAADVVETAVAQTVAQGGHVEVIAENPALEDAGRIGAILRY